In Paenibacillus stellifer, the DNA window GCCAGCGTGACAGGCGATTCCGCTCCGGGTATAAGCCGGGCTAGGCCGAAGACCAGCAGTGCTCCAAGCAGGGAGCCGATCATGGAGACCAGCACGAGACTGCCGCCGGAAATTTGAGGGAAATAAATCATGCAGAAGGTTACAGCGAAGACCGAGCCGTCCGATACACCCAACAGGGAAGGGGAGGCAAGGTCATTTCGGGTAATGCCCTGCATGACGGCTCCCGAGACGGCGAGGCAGGCGCCGATCAGCAGCGCGCCGCAGGCCCTCGGGAGCCGAGAATGAATAATGATCTGATGGTTGATATTGCCTTGATCAAAGGCAAACACTGCCTGCCAGACCTCGGCGGCGCTAATATCCGCCGCGCCGTAAATTATGGAGAGGACAACCGTCAATACGGCGGCTGCCGGCGCTATCGCGAAGATAGCAGCCGGCAGCCTGTTGGAGCGAATGCCAAGTTCCATGGCGGATTAGGATTCCACGGCGGTCAGGAAGGCTCTCAGGAACTGGATCTTGCTGTAGGCCGTTCCTCCCTGTGCCAGCGGATCGACGATATTCACAAAGACCTTGCCGTTCTTGGCGGCCGAGACACTCTGGAAGATCGGATTCTTCTGTAGCTCGTCCAGCGCGCCAGTCGCCTTGGAGTTCTCGTCCTCAGAGAACTGGATAAACACGACATCGGGATTGATCTGGGCGAACTGTTCGATCGAGAGCTGCTCCTGCTTCTTGGCGGCGGCGATGGCATCCGGAAGTGCAAGACCGAGATCGGTGTACAGCGAAGGATTGAAATACAGGTCCTTGCCGTAAATGAACATTGCGCCTTCGCGGATGCGAACCAGCAATACCTTTTTATCTTTCAGTCCGGCGACCGCCGACTCTTTGACAGCTGCCAGATCTGTTTTGTATTGCTCGATCAGCTTCGCAGCCTGCTCCTGTTTGCCGGTCAGCTCGCCGAGCAGGGTCAAGTTGGCATCCCAATTCGTAGCGACATGGGAGTATGGAATTGTCGTAGCGATCTGTTGAAGCTTCTCCAGGACCGCTGGATCGAATTTAGTCGACCCCAGAATGACATCCGGCTTCAGCGACAGGATTTTCTCGAAGTTCGGCTCTGTCTTCTCACCGATCGATTCAGCCTTGTCTGTTATGGCGGAGAACATCTCGGGGAATTTGCCCGAAACGGCGATGGCTCCTACCGGATGAATGTCGAGAAGGACGGAATCTTCCATTGCTTCCATAGCGCCCGTAATGACGATGCGCTCGGCAGTTGCAGGCACCGTATATTCAGCATCCAAATATTTGATGGTCTTTGTTGCTGCCACAGCATTGCTCGGAGCCGCGCTCGGAGTTGTGGTAGAAGATGCAGCAGGTGCGGCGGATTGAACCGAAGCGGAGGGGCTTACCTTGCCCGATGCCGAGTTGTCCGTTGCGTTGTTGCCGCAGGCCGCTAATACAGCAACCACGGTGGCTAGTAGCAGTCCGGTAAATAATTTTCTCATAATCTTGAATGACCTCCCTATTTATTTAATGAGAACAATTCTCAATAACTAGGATAGGTCCGGTTCCAATCTTTCTCCATAGATAAAGCGCGGATTTGGCATGGATTATTTTCCGCGAACTCCGCTGCCAGCTCCTCCCGTATTCGTTCAAGTCCAATCGGCGAATACTCTCTCCATGGACTGGACGACAGAAAATGTACACGGCCTTCCTTCACTGCAGAGAGTGAATGCCATCGCGAGGAGCGGGTCAGCTTCCGCCAATATTCCAGTGTTGCGGAATCCTGCCGGATGAGCAGGCAGACATAATCCACATCGTCCGCATCGAAGGCTTGCAGCCTTACGGGGTAATTCGGATGGGCATCCGGCGGGGCTCCGTCCGGTCTGGCGATTCCGAGCTCGTGATACACGAAATCGAGAATGCCTGGCGAGCCGAGCCCGTACAGAGCGCATCCTGCCATGCGGACAAACAGAATGGATGGCGCTTTGCCGAAGCCGGCCAGCTTGCGGCGGGCAGTTCCGGTCTCCCGGTCAAACCTTGTCATCCAGGCTTCCGCTTCCTTCTCCATGCCCATCCGCATAGCAAGCTGACGAAGGCCTGTTCTCCATGAGCCGGGCGATTCGGGCGGAAGCGTGAAGGCGGAGGCAACGGCGGACACCTGCTCAAATTCCTCACCGTTGATGCTTGGCGGGCACACAATCAGCTCAGGCTTCGTCTCAGCCAGCTGGGACAGCCGGAGCTCCCGATTATGCTCCGCCAGGCCGTACTCCAGATGGTAAGGGATGTCTGCGCCGTAACGGGTCAAATAATACCCGGTCCATTTAGGGTGCATCGGAGCGATATGGGGCAGCAGGTCAAAGGGCAGCAGGTAGCCCAGCGTATCAGCTGATCCGTACGCCGCGATGATCCGCTTGCGACGGCTTATGTAATGCGAAGGGGAGAAGCCGTACTCTTTCTTGAATACCCGGCTGAAATAGAATTCATCCTCGTAGCCGATTTCGTGCGCTATATCCTTCAGCCTGCGTCCGGAGGAGAGCATCAGCTTCTTCGCTTTTTCCAGCCGGACATTGGTGATGTACTCAAGGGGGCTCTTGCCATAAGACTGCTTGAATAACTCGGCAAAATGGCGGGAACTTAAACCGGCCGCTCTAGCCAGCTTCTCGGTTGACAGCGGTTGTTCGGGATACTCTTCGAGTTGCCTTCTCGCCTGCTCAAGCCCGTCCGACTCGCTCTTGCAGGGTGAGGAGGCTGCTTCCAGCACCAGCTCCAGAGCGTCGGCCTGCGCGCGCAGCGCAAGGATCGGATCAGGTGATTGATAATGAGCGCATATCGAACGGCAGCGGTCTCCGGCTGCACCGGGCGGAAGCACGGCCGATTCACCCAGCAGCGGAAGCAGAAGTGATGAGTCAGAGGCTTTCAGACTGCCCTCGTACCCATTCGGCTCATACTGGGACAGCCGGATAAGCGCCACCAGGGGGGAGCCGCCTCTTGTCTTGAATTCATACGTGCTGCCGGGAGCACAGACATAGACAGTATCTTCGGTCATGCGAGAAATGGTCGTACCTCTGGTAAGAAGGCAGTGTCCTTCGAGCAGAACGATAAGTGTTGTATGGAGAGACATAAGCTGAGTCATACCGGTTGACGGCTTAACCCGCTGAAGCTCGGCGCTGTGCAGATGTAGTGTCCATCGTCCCGCATCCGGCGGGAGAAGGGGAGGCATCGGGGTCATAATTCAGCATCCTCTCTATGCAAATGATAATCATTATCATTATACCGGGAAAACTGATGCAGCGCCGATTTAATTATTTCAATTTTTCAAAAAAAATGAGCAGGACCGGCCTTGCAATTAAGCAAAATCCGGTGCTGCTCGATAAACGGTCAGATTATCCAGCCCATCCGGTCTTTCAAGGATTGGATCTGGGCGAGATGGTGGCGGTTATGCCAGGCATAACGCTGCATGGTGATCTCCAGCGTCATATCGCCGTGAGTAGGGCTGGTAACCGGCCGGGCAAAATCGGCCGGAGCCAGGGAGCGGAGCAGGATCACAAAACGTTCATGCAGCGCTTCCATCAGCAGCAGCGAAGTGTCGATCCTGGTGTCGCGGTAGTCGGCAAGCTCTGCCCATACATCCTGCCTGTATGAACCGGCGATCGGGGCTTCCTCGGTCAGCCCTCGTTTGAACCGGATATAAGCGTTCATATCATTATCGGCCATATGATGGACAACCTGCTTGACCGTCCAGCCGCCTGGACGATATGGAACCAGCAGCTGCTCATCAGTCAAGCTAGTCAGCGAAGCCCGCAGATCGGCGGGAAGGCTTGCAATATCCGCTATACATGCCGCACGGGTGTCCGGGGTCGGGCAATCCTCAGGCGTGAAAGGACCAAGGGGGAATGACAAAGTATCCATTAACAATTCACCTCTTTATTCATCTTCGCTAATCCATCTTCTCTAATTCATTCTACCTTCTAAGTACCGGTTCCTCCATCCGTTTTGTTGAAGGCCAGCCATATGGCATGGGCCTGAAAGAGATGCATGATTTTTTTTGGAGCCAAGACTTGAAATCGCTATCAAGAGGTTTTATAATAAGGACATCGAAACGATTCGATTACCAATACTTAGAGATTTCTTGTGTCATTCATCTATTCTGAGAAAATGAAGTGTGAAACCGCTAGCAATACCTAAAAACCCTTTGGGGTTTGTCGCTTTCGGCTGAAACAGTATGCCGAAAAGGCAAACGCAAGGAAGGGAAAGGCAAATGCAAGGCAGTAAGGCGTAGATTTTTTTTCGAAATAAATCGAAACGTTTCGATGTAAGTGCTTTATTTTAGGGGGAAACAGTTTGGCTCATACTACAAATGGGGTGAATCGGATGAAGAAGAGAACAGGATTGCTCACAGTGGCTGCTATGACGGCATTTTCAGCGATTATGGCGGGCTGCGGGAGCGGAAATAATGCGGCTTCGGACAGCGGAAACAAAACGTTAAAGGTATGGTTCATGGGGGAATCCGCTACGGTTGAGCCGATTGCGAAAATGTACGAGGAGAAGAATCCGGGAGTGAAGGTGGAGGTACAGGCCATTCCGTGGGACAGCGCCCATGACAAGCTGCTGACCGCTGTAGCCTCCAAGAGTGGCCCGGATGTCATTCAGATGGGCACTACCTGGATTCCGGAATTTGCGGCCGCCGGAGCGCTGAAGGATCTGACGCCGTATGTGGAGAAGGACGCCAACCTGAAGCCCGAGAACTTTTTTGACGGCGCCAATAAGACGACCCAATACGAGGGCAAAACCGTCGGCATCCCATGGTATGTAGAGACACGCGCTTTGTTCTATCGTTCAGATTTGCTTAGCGAGGTCGGTTATCCGGAAGGACCGAAGACATGGGATGAACTGAAGGATGCAGCCAAGAAGCTTGTTGCCAAGGGCGGCCCGGGCCATTATGCGATGCCGATTGAAGCCAAGGACCCGATCTATGCGGCAATCTTCGCCTGGCAGAACGGCAGCGATGTTATCGACAGCAACCGGCAGGCCCAGTTCAACCAGCCGGCTTATGTAGAAGCCATCAATTATTTGAAGAGCTTCTACGATGAAGGGCTGTCGCCCAAGGGAACGGATATGGACACGGTGGCCGGCTTTAAGGACGGCACGATTCCGATGTTCATCAGCGGACCTTGGATGATCAGTACCGTGAAGGAGAAGGCGCCGGAAATCGACGGCAAGTGGACCGTCACGACGCTGCCTGCCAAGAAGACCAATACATCTTCGATCGGCGGCTCGGACCTTTCGATCTTCAGCTACAGCAAAAATCCGGACGAGGCGGCCAAGTTCATCTCCTTCATGTCCACGCAAGAGGCACAGTTGAAGTTCTTTGAGACCTCGAACTCCATGCCGGCTCTCAAAGCGGCCTACAGCAACGAGGCGCTCAAGGACCCGATGATCGCGGCTTTCGGCAAGCAGCTGGAGAACACGAAGCCGGCTCCGACGGTCAAGGAGTGGGATGCCATCTCCCAGGCGTTCCTCGCTGCCTTCGAACAGATTACGGTCGGGGGAGCGGATACCCAGACAGAGCTCGACAAGCTGAACGCTAAAGCGAATGATCTGCTGGGCAATAAATAAGTCTTCCGTCCATGGCGAAGCCGCCGGGCCCTCTTCGGCAAGAAGGGAGTCCGGCGGCACTATTACTCATTGGATGCTAGGTGATGAAAGACAGGCAAAGGAGTGAAGGACTGTGAAGCATTTGGCGAGTCAATGGAATAAGCACAAATACCCGTATCTGTTTATCGCGCCGGCGGTTGTGCTTCTGACTGTATTTTCGATTATTCCGATTGTAATTGCCCTTGTCATCAGCTTCACGAATATGGACCTGATGGGATTGGCCGATTACTCCAATATCAAAGGGGTCGGATTATCCAACTATATCAATTTGTTCAAGGACCCCGTATTCCTGAAGTCGATTTATAATACCGCATTCTATGTCTTTATCGGCGTGCCGCTTGTTGTCGCCGCCGCTTTGGGCATTGCACTGCTGCTGAATTACGGGACGAGCTGGCTGTTCAAAAGTTTTCGGGTCGTCTACTATATGCCATCTATCACCAATATTGTCGCTGTTGCGGTGGTATGGGGTTATCTCTATAACGGCACCTACGGGCTGTTCAACTACATTCTCTCCTGGTTCGGGCTGCCGGCCCAGCAGTGGCTCCAGGACCCGACGCTTGCCAAATTGTCGCTCATCCTCCTGGCTTTCTGGAAGGCGATCGGGCTGAATATGATTATTTTCCTGGCGGCGCTTCAGGGGATTCCCCGTTCTTACTATGAAGCCGCTGAAATCGACGGGGCCACCGGCTGGCGGAAGCTGCGCTACATCACGATTCCTCTGCTCGGTTTCGCTACCTTCTTTGTCGTCATCACAACGCTGATCGGCTGGATTCAGTTCTTCGAGGAGCCGCTCGTAATGACGAAGGGCGGACCGCTGAATGCGACGATGTCGATGGCGCTCTTTATTTACAACAACGGCTTCCAGCTCAGCAATTTCGGCTATGCCGCTGCAGGCTCGTTCGTGCTGTTCATCATTATTATTCTGGCCACACTGGCCCAGTTCAAAATCCAGAAGCAAGAGGTCGAGTATTAGGAGACTTCGGGCCAGAAGTATCGCATCAGATTCAAGCACTGGATTCAAGCACCGGATTCAATAACTTTACGGCGCGAAGAGTGCCGAGTAAATTTTGCTGATTTAGTGTTGCAGGCGTACCAGACCTTGGCGAGAGCCGCGCCTGGCTGCTTAGGAGGGATGAAAGATGGCTGTCAAACGTTTGGAAAAAAGCTTTATGGTGCTGCTGCTCGTCATTGGCGGAGTGCTGATGATGGTGCCGTTCATCTGGATGATCGGTTCGTCATTCAAGCCGGAAAATGAATTTACGATTATTCCGCCTACAATCATACCTCATCATCCGACCTTCGATAATTACCGCAATCTGTTCATCAAGCTGGAGTTTCTGACCTATCTGGAGAATACGCTCGTTATCGTGCTGTTCTCTTTTGCAGGGATGTTCCTGAATGCGATGGCGGGTTACGCCTTTGCCA includes these proteins:
- a CDS encoding helix-turn-helix domain-containing protein; the protein is MTPMPPLLPPDAGRWTLHLHSAELQRVKPSTGMTQLMSLHTTLIVLLEGHCLLTRGTTISRMTEDTVYVCAPGSTYEFKTRGGSPLVALIRLSQYEPNGYEGSLKASDSSLLLPLLGESAVLPPGAAGDRCRSICAHYQSPDPILALRAQADALELVLEAASSPCKSESDGLEQARRQLEEYPEQPLSTEKLARAAGLSSRHFAELFKQSYGKSPLEYITNVRLEKAKKLMLSSGRRLKDIAHEIGYEDEFYFSRVFKKEYGFSPSHYISRRKRIIAAYGSADTLGYLLPFDLLPHIAPMHPKWTGYYLTRYGADIPYHLEYGLAEHNRELRLSQLAETKPELIVCPPSINGEEFEQVSAVASAFTLPPESPGSWRTGLRQLAMRMGMEKEAEAWMTRFDRETGTARRKLAGFGKAPSILFVRMAGCALYGLGSPGILDFVYHELGIARPDGAPPDAHPNYPVRLQAFDADDVDYVCLLIRQDSATLEYWRKLTRSSRWHSLSAVKEGRVHFLSSSPWREYSPIGLERIREELAAEFAENNPCQIRALSMEKDWNRTYPSY
- a CDS encoding ABC transporter substrate-binding protein, translating into MRKLFTGLLLATVVAVLAACGNNATDNSASGKVSPSASVQSAAPAASSTTTPSAAPSNAVAATKTIKYLDAEYTVPATAERIVITGAMEAMEDSVLLDIHPVGAIAVSGKFPEMFSAITDKAESIGEKTEPNFEKILSLKPDVILGSTKFDPAVLEKLQQIATTIPYSHVATNWDANLTLLGELTGKQEQAAKLIEQYKTDLAAVKESAVAGLKDKKVLLVRIREGAMFIYGKDLYFNPSLYTDLGLALPDAIAAAKKQEQLSIEQFAQINPDVVFIQFSEDENSKATGALDELQKNPIFQSVSAAKNGKVFVNIVDPLAQGGTAYSKIQFLRAFLTAVES
- a CDS encoding YfiT family bacillithiol transferase — translated: MDTLSFPLGPFTPEDCPTPDTRAACIADIASLPADLRASLTSLTDEQLLVPYRPGGWTVKQVVHHMADNDMNAYIRFKRGLTEEAPIAGSYRQDVWAELADYRDTRIDTSLLLMEALHERFVILLRSLAPADFARPVTSPTHGDMTLEITMQRYAWHNRHHLAQIQSLKDRMGWII
- a CDS encoding sugar ABC transporter substrate-binding protein, translated to MKKRTGLLTVAAMTAFSAIMAGCGSGNNAASDSGNKTLKVWFMGESATVEPIAKMYEEKNPGVKVEVQAIPWDSAHDKLLTAVASKSGPDVIQMGTTWIPEFAAAGALKDLTPYVEKDANLKPENFFDGANKTTQYEGKTVGIPWYVETRALFYRSDLLSEVGYPEGPKTWDELKDAAKKLVAKGGPGHYAMPIEAKDPIYAAIFAWQNGSDVIDSNRQAQFNQPAYVEAINYLKSFYDEGLSPKGTDMDTVAGFKDGTIPMFISGPWMISTVKEKAPEIDGKWTVTTLPAKKTNTSSIGGSDLSIFSYSKNPDEAAKFISFMSTQEAQLKFFETSNSMPALKAAYSNEALKDPMIAAFGKQLENTKPAPTVKEWDAISQAFLAAFEQITVGGADTQTELDKLNAKANDLLGNK
- a CDS encoding carbohydrate ABC transporter permease; the encoded protein is MKHLASQWNKHKYPYLFIAPAVVLLTVFSIIPIVIALVISFTNMDLMGLADYSNIKGVGLSNYINLFKDPVFLKSIYNTAFYVFIGVPLVVAAALGIALLLNYGTSWLFKSFRVVYYMPSITNIVAVAVVWGYLYNGTYGLFNYILSWFGLPAQQWLQDPTLAKLSLILLAFWKAIGLNMIIFLAALQGIPRSYYEAAEIDGATGWRKLRYITIPLLGFATFFVVITTLIGWIQFFEEPLVMTKGGPLNATMSMALFIYNNGFQLSNFGYAAAGSFVLFIIIILATLAQFKIQKQEVEY